From the genome of Spirosomataceae bacterium TFI 002, one region includes:
- a CDS encoding UDP-N-acetylglucosamine 4,6-dehydratase (inverting), with amino-acid sequence MDLNQKSILITGGTGSLGKALTRRIFSQFPDVKRLVIFSRDEQKQFQMAQEYPITDYPAIRFFIGDVRDRERLVRAMSGIDYVIHAAAMKHVHLAEYNPSECIKTNVNGAENVIYASLETGVQRVVALSTDKACAPINLYGATKLTSDKLFVAANNIKGKNPIKFSVVRYGNVMGSNGSVIPFFINKRKEGFLPITDAAMTRFNITLDGGVDMVFHALDNAWGGEIFIPKIPSYRITEVAKAIAPNLEHRVIGIRPGEKIHEEMITPSDSFYTYDMGRYYAIIPSVPNWNLDEFKQTFGAELVPVGFSYNSGNNTEWVEADELRNYIINHVDETFDPIN; translated from the coding sequence ATGGATTTAAACCAAAAATCAATTCTAATAACCGGGGGAACTGGGTCACTCGGAAAAGCTTTGACCAGAAGAATATTTAGCCAATTCCCGGATGTAAAACGTTTGGTCATTTTTTCAAGAGATGAACAAAAACAATTCCAAATGGCTCAAGAATACCCAATTACGGATTACCCCGCCATTCGATTTTTTATTGGAGATGTGAGAGACAGAGAACGACTTGTGAGAGCTATGTCCGGGATTGATTACGTAATCCACGCTGCTGCAATGAAGCATGTGCATCTTGCCGAATATAACCCATCGGAATGTATCAAAACAAATGTTAATGGTGCAGAAAATGTAATCTATGCTTCCTTAGAAACAGGTGTACAACGAGTTGTTGCTTTATCCACTGATAAAGCTTGTGCCCCGATTAATCTATATGGTGCAACTAAATTAACTTCGGATAAACTCTTTGTAGCAGCCAATAATATAAAAGGCAAAAACCCAATTAAGTTTTCTGTTGTCCGTTACGGTAATGTCATGGGGTCCAATGGCTCAGTAATTCCTTTTTTCATAAATAAAAGAAAAGAAGGTTTTTTGCCAATTACAGATGCAGCAATGACGAGGTTTAACATTACGCTCGATGGCGGTGTTGATATGGTCTTTCATGCCTTGGATAATGCTTGGGGGGGCGAAATTTTCATACCCAAAATCCCATCGTATAGAATTACTGAAGTTGCGAAAGCTATTGCTCCTAATCTTGAACACCGTGTAATAGGCATTCGCCCCGGAGAAAAAATTCACGAAGAAATGATTACTCCTTCGGACTCTTTTTACACTTATGATATGGGAAGATACTACGCCATAATCCCAAGTGTGCCAAATTGGAACTTAGATGAGTTTAAGCAAACCTTTGGTGCGGAGCTCGTTCCGGTCGGATTTAGCTACAATTCAGGGAACAATACGGAATGGGTTGAAGCCGATGAGTTGAGAAACTATATTATAAATCATGTTGATGAGACATTCGATCCAATTAATTAA
- a CDS encoding N-acylneuraminate cytidylyltransferase — protein MKRLAIIPARGGSKRIPRKNIKNFLGKPIIAYSIEAAIASDLFDEVMVSTDDEEISKIAKEFGAKVPFLRSSKNSDDFATTTEVIAEVLQQYEITGSVYDTVCCIYPTAPLITLNRLTEGYHLLEKYTFNSVIPVVRFSFPIQRAVKISKDSQITFFQPEHINTRSQDLEISYHDSGQFYWFRTESFKVNPTIWNHKTGAIELNQTEVQDIDTLEDWKMAELKYQMLNEDKT, from the coding sequence ATGAAAAGGTTAGCTATTATACCGGCTAGAGGAGGAAGTAAAAGAATTCCAAGAAAAAATATCAAAAATTTCTTAGGGAAGCCCATTATTGCCTATAGCATTGAAGCCGCCATAGCATCTGATTTATTTGATGAAGTGATGGTTTCAACAGATGATGAAGAGATTTCGAAGATTGCAAAAGAATTTGGAGCAAAAGTTCCGTTTTTAAGAAGTAGTAAAAACTCTGATGACTTTGCTACAACAACAGAGGTAATAGCGGAAGTATTACAGCAATATGAAATTACCGGTAGCGTTTATGATACGGTCTGTTGCATTTATCCTACTGCACCATTGATTACCTTAAATCGACTTACGGAGGGGTATCATCTTTTAGAAAAGTATACTTTCAATTCAGTTATTCCGGTAGTTAGGTTTAGTTTTCCAATCCAACGGGCGGTTAAAATTTCCAAAGATTCACAAATTACTTTTTTTCAACCTGAACACATCAATACTCGCTCACAAGATTTGGAGATTTCTTATCATGATTCTGGACAATTTTATTGGTTTCGTACAGAGTCATTTAAAGTAAACCCTACGATTTGGAATCACAAGACTGGGGCAATTGAATTAAACCAAACAGAAGTACAAGACATTGATACTTTAGAAGATTGGAAAATGGCTGAGCTAAAATATCAAATGCTAAATGAAGACAAAACCTAA
- a CDS encoding UDP-4-amino-4,6-dideoxy-N-acetyl-beta-L-altrosamine transaminase produces the protein MNNDQSALKRAIPYGRQSITEEDIRAVNEVLIADYLTTGPKVNEFEEKFAAYIGSKYAVAVANGTAALHLCAMALNVNESSKVITTPITFAASANCVRYCGGTVEFSDINSESLILDIDEVRAKLEAAPKGTYQGVIPVDFAGYPANLEEFRALADEFGLWIIEDACHAPGGYFTDSKGVQQNCGNGKFADLAIFSFHPVKHIACGEGGMITTNDEALYIKLLQLRSHGMIYQGDPKLQENHGGWYMELQDLGYNYRIPDILCALGIAQLSRAHGGIERRRAIAKKYDNAFKNTLIKTHVPPQEIGHAYHLYVIEVANRKELYDSLRAEGIYAQIHYVPLHTMPYYQELGSNKGDFPIAEAYYGRCISLPMYPTLTDEEQDFVIEKVLEFVR, from the coding sequence ATGAACAACGACCAATCAGCTTTAAAAAGAGCTATCCCTTACGGACGACAAAGTATTACTGAAGAAGATATTCGAGCGGTAAATGAAGTATTGATTGCGGATTACCTAACAACTGGGCCTAAAGTAAACGAGTTCGAAGAAAAGTTTGCGGCCTATATTGGCTCTAAATATGCCGTAGCAGTAGCCAATGGAACGGCCGCTCTACATTTATGTGCCATGGCACTGAATGTAAATGAAAGTAGTAAAGTCATTACTACACCCATTACGTTCGCGGCATCGGCAAATTGTGTTAGATATTGCGGTGGCACAGTTGAGTTTTCTGATATCAATAGTGAAAGTTTAATTTTAGATATTGATGAAGTTAGGGCAAAATTAGAAGCTGCCCCAAAAGGTACTTACCAAGGAGTCATCCCCGTTGATTTTGCGGGTTATCCGGCAAATTTAGAAGAGTTCAGAGCGTTGGCAGATGAGTTCGGGCTTTGGATAATTGAGGATGCTTGCCATGCTCCGGGTGGATATTTCACGGATTCTAAAGGTGTCCAACAAAATTGTGGAAACGGTAAGTTTGCAGATTTAGCAATTTTTTCCTTTCACCCCGTAAAGCACATAGCGTGTGGAGAAGGTGGTATGATAACTACTAATGATGAGGCTCTTTATATTAAGCTACTTCAACTTCGCTCTCATGGCATGATTTATCAAGGTGATCCAAAGTTGCAAGAGAATCATGGCGGTTGGTACATGGAACTTCAGGATTTAGGTTATAACTATAGGATTCCTGATATTCTGTGTGCTTTAGGTATCGCACAATTGAGTAGAGCTCATGGAGGTATTGAACGCCGCCGAGCGATTGCTAAAAAGTATGATAATGCTTTTAAAAATACATTAATTAAAACGCACGTCCCACCACAAGAAATAGGACATGCGTATCATTTGTATGTAATTGAAGTTGCTAACCGTAAAGAATTATATGATTCATTAAGAGCAGAAGGCATTTATGCTCAAATTCATTACGTGCCGCTGCACACAATGCCTTATTATCAGGAATTAGGCAGCAATAAAGGTGACTTCCCAATTGCAGAAGCGTATTACGGTAGGTGCATTAGTTTGCCAATGTATCCGACTTTAACAGATGAAGAACAGGATTTTGTAATTGAAAAAGTATTAGAGTTTGTAAGATGA
- a CDS encoding N-acetylneuraminate synthase, with the protein MLSFKIGNQDIGTNHKPFIIAEMSGNHNGDIDRALALVKAAANAGASALKLQTYTADTITINHRGGLFDITDKNSLWYGRNLYELYQEAHTPWEWHKEIFDYANSLGMLAFSSPFDETAVDFLETLNVPAYKIASFESNHFPLLKKVAQTGKPILISSGTSKLNELYESVQYLKENGAKDIVIFKCTSTYPATPENTNLRTIPVLQSIFEDCVIGLSDHTMGTGASVAAIALGARVIEKHFTLSRADGGVDSAFSLEPQELKALVIETERAFQALGIVQLDTQKSEEKSRQFKRSIYVVKDIKQGEKFTKENIRVIRPGDGLEPKLFEQILGTRSTQDFLYGVPLIK; encoded by the coding sequence GTGCTGTCATTCAAAATAGGAAACCAAGACATTGGTACAAACCATAAGCCTTTTATCATTGCTGAAATGTCGGGTAACCATAACGGCGACATTGATCGTGCTTTAGCTTTAGTTAAGGCGGCCGCTAATGCCGGAGCAAGTGCCCTAAAACTTCAAACCTACACCGCTGATACAATTACTATAAATCATCGCGGTGGGCTTTTTGACATTACGGATAAAAATTCACTCTGGTACGGCCGGAATCTCTATGAATTGTATCAGGAGGCTCACACACCATGGGAATGGCACAAAGAAATCTTTGATTACGCCAATTCATTGGGTATGTTGGCGTTTTCTTCTCCCTTCGATGAAACTGCGGTTGACTTCTTAGAAACTTTAAATGTTCCTGCCTACAAAATAGCTTCATTCGAAAGCAATCATTTTCCGCTGTTGAAAAAAGTGGCTCAAACGGGAAAACCGATATTGATCTCATCAGGTACAAGTAAACTAAACGAACTTTACGAATCTGTCCAATATTTAAAGGAAAATGGAGCAAAAGATATTGTTATTTTTAAGTGTACCTCAACTTATCCTGCCACGCCAGAAAACACTAATCTGAGAACAATTCCGGTTTTACAATCTATATTTGAAGATTGTGTAATTGGCCTTTCGGATCATACTATGGGTACCGGGGCATCCGTTGCAGCAATAGCCCTGGGGGCAAGAGTTATCGAGAAGCATTTTACCCTTAGCCGTGCAGATGGTGGCGTCGATAGTGCGTTTTCATTAGAGCCACAAGAACTGAAAGCCCTAGTTATTGAGACAGAGAGAGCTTTCCAAGCTTTAGGTATAGTTCAGTTAGACACTCAGAAATCTGAAGAGAAAAGTCGGCAGTTCAAACGTTCAATTTATGTAGTTAAAGATATTAAACAAGGCGAAAAATTCACGAAAGAAAATATAAGAGTAATAAGACCTGGTGATGGCTTAGAGCCTAAATTATTTGAACAAATCTTAGGAACAAGATCAACACAAGACTTTCTTTACGGGGTCCCTTTAATCAAATAA
- a CDS encoding Ca-activated chloride channel family protein yields MPEWFSLKWFSPSQLGQFTWDNPTMFYGLASIPLIFLFRWLLNKNREEKLSLDLPKDIKTKDSITLLRLLIPVFFTLGLTCLWIAAARPQKVLESEEEVTVGVNIVLALDISESMLTTDLVPNRFQAAKAVAKQFVSGRKNDKIGLVVFAGEAYSLCPLTSDQKLLQQYISEIEPSMVPISGTAIGNALAACINRLRNIPGESKVAILLSDGDNTAGDLEPLTAVELAKSFGIRIYTIAIGKNQSTGELDTQSLRKIATEGGGSFYQATDNNKLENIFAEISKVETTRFNNRVVKDVRDYYSTYLYWAISFFILSFVLKNSFLGNVLED; encoded by the coding sequence ATGCCAGAATGGTTTTCATTAAAATGGTTTAGTCCCTCTCAGTTAGGTCAATTTACCTGGGATAATCCTACTATGTTCTATGGCCTGGCAAGTATTCCATTAATCTTTCTTTTTAGATGGCTCCTAAACAAAAACAGAGAAGAAAAGCTTTCCTTGGATCTTCCTAAAGACATCAAAACAAAAGACTCGATCACACTTTTAAGACTTCTAATTCCTGTTTTTTTTACGCTAGGCCTTACTTGTTTATGGATAGCTGCAGCCAGACCTCAAAAAGTACTGGAGAGTGAAGAAGAAGTAACCGTAGGAGTAAATATCGTTTTGGCTCTTGATATATCTGAGTCAATGTTAACAACAGACCTTGTACCAAATCGATTTCAAGCGGCTAAAGCAGTGGCCAAGCAATTTGTAAGTGGAAGGAAAAACGACAAAATAGGCCTTGTTGTTTTTGCAGGTGAAGCTTATTCATTATGCCCCTTAACAAGTGACCAAAAGTTACTTCAACAATACATCTCAGAAATTGAGCCATCTATGGTTCCAATTAGCGGAACGGCTATCGGAAATGCACTAGCAGCATGCATTAATCGACTCAGAAATATCCCAGGAGAGAGTAAGGTCGCAATTTTACTTAGTGATGGTGACAATACAGCAGGAGATTTGGAACCTCTTACAGCAGTTGAACTTGCAAAATCCTTTGGAATCAGGATTTACACTATTGCCATTGGCAAAAATCAAAGTACCGGTGAACTTGACACACAATCCTTACGAAAAATTGCAACAGAAGGAGGAGGCTCGTTTTACCAAGCAACAGATAATAATAAGCTAGAAAACATTTTCGCCGAGATAAGTAAAGTTGAAACCACAAGATTTAATAATAGAGTGGTAAAAGATGTCCGCGATTATTACAGCACCTATTTGTACTGGGCGATTAGCTTCTTTATCTTAAGTTTTGTACTTAAAAATAGTTTTTTGGGGAATGTGTTAGAGGATTGA
- a CDS encoding UDP-N-acetyl-D-galactosamine dehydrogenase, whose product MKSDFEIVIIGLGYVGLGLAIEFGKTNSTLGIDTNKNRVLALKRFQDQNGEINKTQIKSATKLKLDYVLKPNPTQKRYYIITVPTPVDEFKNPDLSFLLKASEDVGNSLQKGDTVIYESTTYPTCTRDFCIPILEKVSHLTIDIDFGVGFCPERVNPGQNSKPLKDIVRVISASNTTTLNQIKKLYLSIGQVSHKVSSFEVAEMSKLAENSQRDLNISFVNEIALICDKLEIKTKEVLDAAQTKWNFHNYTPGLVGGHCISVDPYYLIYKSESIGYFPKVIGAGREVNEHMPAFIAAKCVKLMIQKNIPIKGSKALILGVTFKENCSDTRNSKVFNLINELKDYGLKTQIYDPYTEGGFPDISQFEAIICAVSHEEFKTLDFSKRKKDSILFDIKGVLKNILIDSSL is encoded by the coding sequence ATGAAATCTGATTTTGAAATCGTAATTATTGGATTAGGCTATGTTGGCCTTGGCCTAGCCATTGAATTTGGCAAAACAAATTCGACGCTAGGAATAGATACAAACAAAAATCGAGTTTTAGCTCTAAAAAGATTTCAAGACCAAAATGGCGAAATCAATAAAACCCAAATAAAGTCTGCTACCAAATTAAAACTCGATTATGTACTTAAGCCAAACCCTACTCAAAAAAGGTACTATATAATCACAGTTCCTACCCCTGTTGATGAATTTAAAAACCCTGACTTGAGTTTTTTACTAAAAGCCAGCGAGGATGTCGGCAATTCTTTACAAAAAGGAGACACCGTCATATATGAGTCCACCACCTACCCCACCTGCACCAGAGATTTTTGTATTCCAATATTAGAAAAGGTTTCTCATTTAACAATTGACATTGACTTTGGAGTTGGTTTCTGCCCAGAGAGAGTAAATCCAGGCCAAAACAGCAAACCACTAAAAGATATTGTTCGAGTTATTTCTGCGTCAAATACAACGACGTTAAATCAAATTAAGAAACTATATCTATCAATTGGTCAAGTTTCTCATAAAGTAAGTTCCTTTGAAGTGGCTGAAATGAGTAAATTGGCGGAGAACTCCCAACGTGATCTAAATATTTCATTTGTAAATGAAATAGCTTTGATATGTGACAAATTAGAAATTAAGACAAAAGAAGTATTGGACGCAGCTCAAACAAAATGGAACTTCCATAATTACACACCAGGCTTAGTAGGCGGACATTGCATTAGTGTTGACCCATATTACCTTATTTACAAATCAGAATCTATTGGTTATTTCCCTAAAGTTATTGGAGCAGGTAGAGAAGTGAACGAACACATGCCGGCATTTATCGCCGCTAAGTGCGTAAAACTAATGATTCAAAAAAACATCCCGATAAAAGGGTCAAAAGCACTAATACTCGGAGTAACTTTTAAAGAAAATTGTAGCGATACGCGTAATTCAAAGGTCTTTAATTTAATTAATGAATTGAAAGACTATGGATTAAAAACACAAATTTACGACCCATACACAGAAGGTGGCTTCCCAGATATTTCACAATTCGAAGCTATCATTTGTGCTGTTTCCCACGAAGAGTTCAAAACATTAGACTTTTCAAAAAGAAAAAAGGATTCTATCCTATTCGATATTAAAGGGGTTTTAAAAAATATATTGATTGACAGTTCACTTTAG
- a CDS encoding UDP-2,4-diacetamido-2,4,6-trideoxy-beta-L-altropyranose hydrolase, with the protein MKTKPKIYFRADGNARIGLGHVTRSLALADMLKDDFDCYFIIQHPLPSLKEQILMACTGIIELNNNNGLIQEASKISGFINTGEIIVLDGYNFITAYQQVFKEKDIKVVCIDDIHACHFVADIIINHAGGVTQNEYSAEDYTQFYLGVQYALLSKVFREAAKNKVINKPNNLFICLGGADPKNDTLHILKKIEQKGEQNTCFLIIGAAYLHQDSLLEFIKSTKLKVELLINLSGEKMVFYMNQCARAITSPSTISYEYLSTGGLLYLKMTADNQNDINEYFLKEKLALSFDNFVEEYSSHQLEELAKGQSSLFDGKQQKRFLDIFYDSVITIRSVGLSDSTLYFDWVNDPSTRQQSYNIDPVSLEQHNAWFNQRLTDEKSVLYVVEFNKNPIGQIRFQIENCEAKISYSVDKIYRGKGFGFWILKRGIEAIRKSTANLKIIGYVKFENIASINIFRKLGFEEVVSTEMKNSYKYLLNY; encoded by the coding sequence ATGAAGACAAAACCTAAAATATATTTTAGAGCTGATGGTAATGCCCGGATTGGTCTGGGACATGTTACTCGTTCTTTGGCTTTAGCTGATATGTTAAAGGATGATTTTGACTGCTACTTTATTATTCAACATCCCCTACCTTCGTTAAAAGAACAAATTTTAATGGCTTGTACAGGAATTATAGAGCTGAATAATAACAATGGCTTAATTCAAGAGGCAAGCAAGATAAGCGGTTTTATTAACACTGGCGAAATTATTGTATTAGATGGTTATAATTTCATTACAGCTTACCAGCAAGTATTTAAAGAAAAAGATATTAAAGTAGTTTGTATTGATGATATCCACGCTTGTCATTTTGTGGCAGATATAATTATAAATCACGCTGGAGGAGTCACACAAAACGAGTACTCAGCCGAAGATTATACCCAGTTTTACTTGGGAGTACAATATGCACTTCTAAGTAAAGTGTTTAGAGAGGCCGCAAAAAATAAGGTTATAAATAAACCTAACAACCTTTTTATTTGTCTTGGTGGAGCCGACCCTAAAAACGACACGCTACACATTTTAAAAAAAATTGAGCAAAAGGGAGAACAGAATACCTGCTTTCTAATAATTGGTGCAGCATATTTACACCAAGATTCGCTTTTAGAATTTATAAAAAGTACCAAATTAAAAGTTGAACTTTTAATAAATTTATCTGGGGAGAAAATGGTTTTTTATATGAACCAATGTGCAAGAGCAATTACATCTCCAAGCACAATTTCTTACGAATACCTAAGTACCGGAGGTTTGTTATACTTAAAGATGACCGCAGATAATCAAAATGATATTAATGAGTATTTTTTAAAAGAAAAGTTAGCGTTAAGTTTCGATAATTTTGTTGAAGAATATTCATCGCATCAACTTGAGGAATTAGCGAAAGGTCAATCAAGCTTATTTGATGGTAAACAGCAAAAACGCTTTTTAGATATTTTTTATGATTCAGTAATTACCATACGGTCAGTAGGTTTAAGTGATTCTACATTATATTTTGATTGGGTAAATGACCCCTCCACGCGGCAACAATCTTATAACATTGATCCGGTCTCGTTAGAACAACATAACGCTTGGTTTAATCAGCGATTGACTGATGAAAAGTCAGTGTTGTATGTGGTAGAATTCAATAAGAATCCGATTGGGCAAATACGCTTTCAGATAGAAAACTGTGAAGCTAAAATCAGCTATTCGGTAGATAAAATTTATCGCGGAAAGGGCTTTGGGTTTTGGATTCTAAAAAGAGGCATTGAAGCTATACGTAAATCTACTGCGAACCTTAAAATTATAGGATATGTTAAATTTGAAAATATCGCGTCAATAAATATTTTCAGAAAATTGGGTTTTGAAGAAGTTGTTTCAACTGAAATGAAGAACTCTTATAAATACTTGTTAAACTATTAA
- a CDS encoding protein involved in polysaccharide export, contains SLBB domain of the beta-grasp fold has protein sequence MQPDFKDLKPSMQIKTYLKLFILLALCLFTFLTQGQTGVDVDKVSDAQVEQFLKEMESRGMSEQEIEAAARLNGYSSDDIAKIRLRIERIKSGGADKNPVINEQTRQQIGEVAKRTDVQVGDETEIGKKKAIFGNSLFQNKSLSFEPNLKLPTPKNYILNTDDELKIDISGFAYQHYDVKVSPEGTIRIESLSPIMVSGLSIEEAKEKITARLKTLFGGLRTGGLTLDLTLGNLRSIQINILGEIANPGTYKLSSFATPLNALYLSGGPSVNGSMRNIKVLRNNAEIATIDLYELLTKGKINNQITLQDQDVIFVPIADKKIELEGEVKREMVFELKANESLQDAINYAGGFTEQAYKKNLNVTRYTDTEKKVINTDGTELTNFLIKNGDKVNIGAVLERFENKVEILGAVFRPGSYPLDTKLKTIGNLIQAAEGLREDAFKNRVLIQRENENLDREIITLDLNTAKDYNFVLSREDIVIIKSISELREERSVSINGAIVQPGVYDYSINLSVNDLILLAGGLSDGAEVGNIEIARRIAVGDLESKNIEIISFATTKELSEKAEKLVLKPFDQIFIREIANYEKQRLVTISGEVMYPGTYALSKRDENISDLVERAGGVLGEANLEGAQFFKENRLVALDLKNVLNKKSNVGNLILQEGDRLVIPKKQDYVTISGQVLNPTTVAFDPSFTFNEYIAQAGGYSDSAFVRKAYVRYANGLTDRTRAFMGFKTRPKSARGMEIVVPQRQKYRWTPAERIAVSSAFVSIGAIMLTIIRITN, from the coding sequence TTGCAGCCAGACTTCAAAGACCTTAAACCTTCAATGCAAATAAAAACCTATTTAAAGCTTTTCATACTCTTAGCACTTTGTCTTTTCACTTTTCTCACGCAAGGTCAGACTGGTGTTGACGTGGACAAAGTATCAGACGCCCAAGTGGAACAGTTTCTTAAGGAAATGGAATCACGAGGAATGAGTGAACAAGAGATTGAAGCTGCCGCCAGACTTAATGGTTATTCGTCTGATGATATTGCTAAAATTCGTCTTCGGATAGAACGAATAAAATCGGGTGGTGCCGATAAAAACCCAGTAATTAATGAGCAAACACGTCAGCAAATTGGTGAAGTTGCTAAAAGAACCGATGTTCAAGTTGGGGATGAAACAGAGATTGGGAAGAAAAAGGCAATCTTCGGGAATTCTCTATTTCAAAACAAAAGCTTAAGCTTTGAACCAAACCTCAAACTTCCTACACCGAAAAATTACATCCTCAATACAGACGACGAGTTAAAAATAGATATCAGCGGCTTTGCATATCAACATTACGATGTCAAAGTTTCACCAGAAGGCACCATTCGAATAGAGAGTCTTTCACCTATTATGGTCTCTGGCTTAAGTATAGAAGAGGCAAAAGAAAAAATTACGGCAAGACTCAAAACACTTTTTGGAGGATTACGCACAGGAGGTTTGACATTAGACCTGACCCTAGGAAATCTCAGAAGTATTCAAATAAATATACTTGGGGAGATAGCAAACCCAGGAACTTACAAATTATCGTCATTTGCTACACCTTTGAATGCATTATACCTTAGCGGTGGTCCCTCGGTCAATGGCTCTATGAGAAACATTAAAGTATTAAGAAATAATGCAGAAATTGCAACCATTGACTTGTACGAATTACTCACTAAAGGTAAAATCAACAATCAAATTACGCTTCAAGACCAAGATGTTATTTTTGTTCCCATTGCTGATAAGAAGATTGAATTAGAAGGAGAAGTTAAAAGAGAAATGGTTTTTGAATTAAAAGCCAATGAATCTTTACAAGATGCCATTAACTATGCTGGTGGTTTTACCGAGCAAGCGTACAAGAAAAACCTGAACGTTACAAGATATACCGACACGGAGAAAAAAGTAATTAATACTGACGGTACAGAATTGACCAATTTCCTTATTAAAAACGGAGATAAAGTAAATATAGGTGCGGTTTTAGAAAGGTTTGAGAATAAAGTTGAGATCTTAGGGGCTGTTTTTAGGCCGGGCTCTTACCCATTAGATACAAAACTAAAAACTATCGGTAACCTCATTCAAGCAGCAGAAGGACTTAGAGAAGACGCTTTTAAAAATAGGGTTTTGATCCAAAGAGAAAATGAGAACCTTGACAGGGAAATCATTACCCTAGATTTAAATACCGCTAAAGACTATAATTTTGTATTAAGTCGCGAGGATATTGTAATCATAAAATCAATAAGTGAATTACGTGAAGAGCGATCTGTATCTATCAACGGTGCCATCGTGCAGCCAGGTGTTTATGATTATAGTATTAATTTAAGTGTAAATGACCTCATCCTACTTGCTGGAGGCTTAAGTGATGGTGCCGAAGTTGGCAATATTGAAATTGCCAGGAGAATTGCGGTAGGTGACCTAGAAAGTAAGAATATAGAAATTATCTCATTCGCAACTACAAAAGAGTTAAGTGAAAAAGCCGAAAAACTTGTTTTGAAACCATTTGACCAAATATTTATTAGAGAAATTGCCAATTACGAAAAGCAAAGATTGGTGACGATATCAGGAGAAGTAATGTATCCAGGTACTTACGCATTGAGCAAAAGAGATGAGAATATCTCTGATTTAGTTGAAAGAGCAGGGGGAGTATTAGGAGAGGCCAATTTAGAAGGTGCCCAATTTTTCAAAGAAAACAGGCTAGTTGCTCTAGATCTTAAAAATGTTTTGAATAAAAAAAGCAACGTTGGCAATCTTATCCTACAGGAAGGGGATAGATTAGTCATTCCTAAGAAACAAGATTACGTCACCATCTCAGGACAAGTATTAAATCCAACAACCGTAGCTTTTGACCCTTCATTTACTTTTAATGAATACATTGCACAAGCTGGTGGCTACTCAGATTCCGCCTTTGTAAGAAAGGCTTATGTTCGCTATGCAAATGGTCTTACGGATAGAACACGTGCTTTCATGGGATTCAAAACTAGACCGAAATCAGCAAGGGGAATGGAAATTGTAGTACCTCAAAGACAAAAGTACCGTTGGACCCCTGCTGAGAGAATTGCAGTTAGTTCTGCCTTTGTCTCTATAGGTGCAATTATGTTAACCATTATTAGAATTACGAACTAA